In Limibacter armeniacum, a single window of DNA contains:
- the tsaB gene encoding tRNA (adenosine(37)-N6)-threonylcarbamoyltransferase complex dimerization subunit type 1 TsaB, with protein MILSIDTSTTVCSVALHQTDGTLVAFYELHVEQSHAEYLNQLIANVMGNAGVKNTDLKAVAISEGPGSYTGLRIGTAAAKGFCYTLEIPLIAVSTLKSMAKEIAPYYKEGILLCPMIDARRMEVYTALYDTALNETEKVHPKVMDETSFKEELDKQPIVFFGNGADKCKEVLAHENSTFLDGIVPSAKHVGTLAAEKFAKEEFEDVAYFEPFYLKEFRMTKPKKKSL; from the coding sequence ATGATTCTTAGTATAGATACTTCAACTACGGTTTGTTCGGTCGCATTACACCAAACAGACGGTACTTTGGTAGCTTTTTATGAGCTGCATGTAGAGCAATCGCACGCTGAATATTTGAATCAGCTGATTGCAAATGTGATGGGGAATGCCGGTGTCAAGAATACAGACTTGAAAGCAGTGGCAATATCAGAAGGTCCGGGGTCTTATACCGGGTTGCGTATCGGAACAGCTGCGGCGAAAGGTTTTTGCTATACGTTGGAGATTCCATTGATAGCTGTCAGCACGCTGAAGTCAATGGCAAAAGAAATCGCACCTTATTATAAGGAGGGTATATTGCTTTGCCCAATGATTGATGCCCGCCGAATGGAAGTTTATACGGCATTGTATGATACAGCTTTGAATGAAACGGAGAAAGTACATCCAAAGGTGATGGACGAGACCTCTTTCAAGGAAGAATTGGATAAACAGCCAATCGTGTTTTTTGGAAATGGAGCTGATAAGTGCAAAGAAGTATTGGCACATGAAAACAGCACTTTCCTAGACGGTATTGTTCCTTCTGCTAAACATGTAGGGACATTGGCTGCTGAGAAATTTGCCAAAGAGGAATTTGAGGATGTGGCCTATTTTGAGCCATTCTACCTGAAGGAATTCCGAA